The proteins below come from a single Zea mays cultivar B73 chromosome 8, Zm-B73-REFERENCE-NAM-5.0, whole genome shotgun sequence genomic window:
- the LOC100286328 gene encoding embryonic protein DC-8: MASMQKSREQRAQAAAQKAADELHASRQDRVPEEAPVSPRGGGGILGSLQEGKANARGVADAAMGKASETKDAAADKAGGVRDAAADRTGNNKAGAAESEEDVMLRVKAADQMTGQAFNDVGTMGEEGTGVPRRRRSG; this comes from the coding sequence ATGGCGTCCATGCAGAAGAGCCGCGAGCAGCGCGCCCAGGCCGCGGCGCAGAAGGCGGCCGACGAGCTCCACGCGTCGAGGCAGGACAGAGTCCCCGAGGAGGCGCCCGTCAgcccccgcggcggcggcggcatccTGGGCAGCCTGCAGGAGGGGAAGGCGAACGCCAGGGGCGTGGCGGACGCCGCCATGGGCAAGGCCAGCGAGACGAAGGACGCGGCGGCGGACAAGGCGGGTGGCGTCAGGGACGCGGCGGCGGACAGGACGGGAAATAATAAGGCGGGGGCCGCCGAGTCGGAGGAGGACGTGATGCTAAGGGTGAAGGCGGCGGACCAGATGACGGGGCAGGCGTTCAACGACGTCGGTACGATGGGGGAGGAGGGCACCGGCGTTCCGCGGAGACGACGTTCTGGCTGA